One window of the Dethiobacter alkaliphilus AHT 1 genome contains the following:
- the guaB gene encoding IMP dehydrogenase produces MFPEKFRKEGITFDDVLLIPSKSQVLPSDVDVTTQLTKNIRLNIPLMSAGMDTVTESRMAIAMAREGGVGVIHKNMSVEFQAAEVDKVKRSEHGVITNPFHLSPEHQIHDAAALMERYRISGVPITVEGKLVGIITNRDLRFETNYDRLIKDVMTKDRLVVAPVGTTLQQAQEILQQHKVEKLPIVDDDFMLKGLITIKDIEKAIQYPRSAKDANGRLLAAASVGVSHDTMERTKALVEAGVDVLVIDTAHGHSAGVLKTVNTIKNTYPEVNVVAGNVATGSGTKDLIEAGADAVKVGVGPGSICTTRVVAGIGVPQITAIYDAANAAAAYGVPIVADGGIKFSGDITKAIGAGADVIMVGSLFAGAEESPGEIEIFQGRSYKVYRGMGSLSAMKDGSKDRYFQENEQKLVPEGIEGRVPYRGTIGDTVYQLIGGLRAGMGYCGVKNVEELKTKTEFMRITSASLRENHPHDVHITKEAPNYSLS; encoded by the coding sequence ATGTTTCCGGAAAAATTCAGGAAAGAGGGCATAACCTTTGACGATGTTTTGCTCATACCGTCAAAGTCCCAAGTTCTCCCCTCGGATGTGGATGTTACCACTCAGTTAACTAAAAATATCCGGTTAAACATACCTTTAATGAGTGCGGGTATGGATACCGTAACCGAAAGCCGTATGGCCATCGCCATGGCCCGGGAAGGCGGCGTTGGTGTAATTCATAAAAACATGTCGGTGGAGTTTCAGGCTGCGGAAGTGGACAAGGTTAAACGCTCCGAGCATGGGGTAATCACCAATCCTTTTCATCTGTCCCCTGAGCACCAGATCCATGATGCGGCGGCGCTTATGGAGCGATACCGTATTTCCGGTGTGCCTATTACGGTAGAGGGTAAGCTGGTGGGCATTATCACCAACCGTGACTTGCGGTTTGAAACAAATTATGATCGCCTGATTAAAGATGTGATGACCAAGGACAGGCTGGTGGTGGCGCCGGTGGGAACCACGCTGCAGCAGGCTCAGGAGATTCTGCAGCAGCACAAGGTGGAAAAGCTGCCCATTGTGGATGATGATTTCATGCTCAAAGGCCTGATTACCATTAAAGATATTGAAAAGGCCATTCAGTACCCCCGGTCGGCCAAGGATGCCAATGGCCGGTTGCTGGCAGCAGCTTCGGTGGGAGTATCCCATGATACCATGGAGCGGACAAAGGCGCTGGTTGAGGCCGGTGTGGATGTGCTGGTAATTGACACCGCTCATGGCCATTCCGCCGGAGTTTTAAAAACCGTAAACACCATAAAGAATACATATCCTGAGGTTAACGTGGTGGCAGGCAACGTGGCCACCGGTAGCGGAACCAAGGATTTGATTGAGGCCGGTGCCGATGCGGTTAAAGTGGGTGTGGGTCCCGGTTCCATCTGCACTACCCGTGTGGTGGCCGGCATCGGGGTGCCGCAGATTACTGCTATTTACGATGCAGCTAATGCAGCGGCAGCCTACGGAGTTCCCATTGTGGCCGACGGCGGCATTAAATTCTCCGGTGACATTACCAAAGCCATCGGAGCCGGCGCCGATGTGATTATGGTGGGCAGTCTGTTTGCCGGTGCCGAGGAAAGCCCCGGGGAAATCGAAATTTTCCAGGGTAGAAGCTATAAAGTCTATCGCGGTATGGGTTCCCTGTCTGCCATGAAAGACGGCAGTAAAGACCGCTATTTCCAGGAAAACGAGCAGAAGTTGGTGCCGGAAGGAATTGAAGGCCGTGTTCCTTATCGCGGCACCATCGGCGATACCGTTTATCAGTTGATTGGCGGCCTGCGGGCAGGCATGGGCTACTGCGGCGTTAAAAATGTTGAAGAATTAAAAACCAAAACTGAATTTATGCGCATCACCAGCGCCAGCCTGCGGGAAAACCATCCCCATGATGTGCATATTACCAAGGAAGCTCCCAATTACAGCTTATCCTGA
- a CDS encoding sigma factor G inhibitor Gin, with translation MKPEICLFCTKETAEGLHIFQAVICRECEGTLIRTDTTHPRYPEYVEKLKRIWPACEAGY, from the coding sequence ATGAAACCTGAAATTTGTCTGTTTTGCACAAAAGAAACAGCAGAAGGCCTGCATATTTTCCAGGCCGTTATTTGCCGAGAGTGTGAAGGAACCCTTATACGCACCGACACCACGCACCCGCGTTACCCTGAATACGTGGAGAAGCTAAAGCGGATATGGCCCGCCTGTGAAGCGGGATATTGA